The Miscanthus floridulus cultivar M001 chromosome 7, ASM1932011v1, whole genome shotgun sequence genome includes a region encoding these proteins:
- the LOC136466097 gene encoding uncharacterized protein produces MKWLSKVLMDGGNGLNIMYAEMLDAMGIDRSRIQTIGAPFHGIVPRKQAMPLGLINLPVTFGNLTNYRIETLTFEVVGFHGTYHAIQGHPSYVKFMAIPNYTYLKLKMSGPCGIITIDTF; encoded by the coding sequence atgaagtggctcagcaaggtgctgatggatggaggcaacggcctcaacatcatgtacgctgaaatgctcgacgccatgggtaTCGATCGATCGCGCATCCAAACAATcggggcacctttccatggcatcgtacctagaaagcaggccatgccacttggactaATCAATTTGCCCGTCACCTTCGGGAatctgaccaattataggatagagacccttaccttcgaggtggtcgggttccatgggacctaccatgccatccaaGGACATCCaagctacgtgaagttcatggccatccctaactacacctatctgaagttgaagatgtcaGGTCCATGCgggatcatcaccatcgacaccttctag